A genomic segment from Lignipirellula cremea encodes:
- a CDS encoding PQQ-binding-like beta-propeller repeat protein, which translates to MLRLTRSLLAAFALAACTLNFASADDWPQWRGPTRDGVWKESGLLESFPAEGLKPRWRQPIGSGYCGPTMADGRVFVTDRLVEPKQVERVHCFDFATGEKLWSHTYDCPYVGIGYQAGPRASVTIDSGRAYALGAMGNLHCFDAASGRILWQRDLNTDYSIIDDRRMPIWGIAASPLAYQDLIILHLGGADACIVALDAQSGKERWRALDDRASYASPILVEQDGKDVVVCWTGDSLSGLNPLTGETYWSIAFPPIKMPIGVATPILSDDRIFVTSFYDGALLAQLSPNATEAKQVWHKRGRSERDTDGLHSIISTPIFLGDYIYGVDSYGELRCLKADTGERIWEDLTATPKSRWSTIHFVQNGDRTWMFNERGELIIARLSPKGFDEISRTQIIAPTEEQLRQRGGVCWSHPAFAGRHIIARNDEEIVCTSLEAK; encoded by the coding sequence ATGCTTCGTTTGACTCGATCCTTGCTGGCTGCATTTGCCCTGGCTGCCTGTACCCTTAACTTCGCCTCCGCTGACGACTGGCCCCAATGGCGCGGCCCCACGCGCGACGGCGTGTGGAAAGAATCGGGCCTGCTGGAAAGCTTCCCGGCTGAAGGTCTCAAACCTCGCTGGCGCCAGCCGATTGGCTCGGGCTATTGCGGCCCCACCATGGCCGACGGCCGAGTGTTTGTGACCGATCGTCTGGTCGAGCCGAAGCAGGTCGAACGGGTCCACTGCTTTGACTTCGCCACCGGCGAGAAACTCTGGTCGCATACGTACGATTGTCCCTATGTGGGCATCGGTTATCAGGCCGGCCCCCGGGCCAGCGTCACGATCGACTCCGGTCGGGCGTACGCGCTGGGCGCCATGGGGAACCTGCACTGTTTCGACGCTGCCAGCGGCCGCATTTTGTGGCAGCGCGATCTGAACACGGATTACTCCATCATCGACGACCGGCGGATGCCGATCTGGGGCATTGCCGCTTCGCCGCTGGCGTACCAGGATCTGATCATCCTGCACCTGGGCGGGGCCGACGCCTGCATTGTCGCCCTCGATGCACAAAGCGGCAAAGAACGCTGGCGAGCACTCGACGATCGGGCCTCCTACGCTTCCCCCATTCTGGTGGAGCAGGACGGGAAGGATGTCGTCGTGTGCTGGACGGGCGACAGCTTATCGGGCCTCAATCCGCTGACCGGCGAGACGTACTGGTCGATCGCCTTTCCGCCGATCAAAATGCCGATTGGCGTGGCGACCCCCATTCTGAGCGACGACCGGATCTTCGTCACTTCTTTCTACGACGGCGCCCTGCTGGCCCAGTTGTCGCCCAATGCGACGGAAGCCAAACAGGTCTGGCACAAACGGGGCCGTAGCGAGCGGGACACCGATGGGCTGCACTCCATCATCAGCACGCCCATTTTCCTGGGCGACTACATTTACGGCGTCGACAGCTATGGCGAACTCCGCTGTCTGAAAGCCGACACGGGCGAGCGAATCTGGGAGGATCTGACCGCCACGCCGAAAAGCCGCTGGAGCACGATTCACTTTGTGCAGAACGGCGACCGCACCTGGATGTTCAACGAACGGGGCGAGCTGATTATCGCCCGGCTGAGCCCGAAGGGGTTTGACGAAATCAGCCGGACGCAGATCATCGCTCCGACCGAAGAACAGCTCCGCCAGCGCGGCGGCGTTTGCTGGTCGCATCCGGCCTTTGCCGGCCGGCACATTATTGCCAGAAACGACGAAGAGATCGTCTGCACCAGCCTGGAAGCGAAGTAA
- a CDS encoding AAA family ATPase yields MPLLPLRFDTVLCRYENDVRLHWPLFFREVSALGMKADRLEKAIRQGAVSVLRGEQTLQQSRRRAGVAPELAVLQVSLSPPRRERSWSTPVELELGYLRWPHGAAWRAYVPALDIEIVARKEEELAALVAQQVQACMMRRGMVGSLQELTWLHRIREISTGSTEVETHVPSPRQVEQQAGNAEPAKALLKAAERLDKNLPPEVFEVDDTVDRMGQLLTAHQPQSVLLVGPSGVGKSAVFGQLVRRRQDCGLGRYAFWSTTGSRLVSGMTGFGMWQDRCREIGDELRQQKAVLHLGNLLELMEVGKYEGNDQGVADFFRPRLERGELLAVAECTPEQLAMIERKSPNLLQAFAQIRLEEPSSPKMIAILQQAAAQHPRSDRVRIAPEALEWIDRVHRRYATYSARPGRPLRFLRNLLEDAPAPAEPPPNERTRAERKSDSASRSAANRARLHQVELTQRDAMRAFSIETGLPLAMIDPQAPLDLAALRTHFSNRLIGQTEAIDLIVDLIAVMKAGLTRPQRPIASLLFIGPTGVGKTEMAKALAEYLYHDAQRMTRIDMSEFSDPLAADRLLGGSFQGEGILTAKVREQPFGVVLLDEFEKAHPRLHDVLLQVLGEGRLTDAAGRLADFSNSVIIMTSNLGAESRRRLSLGFAEAGEPTQRVREHFLAEVRRFVRPEFFNRIDRIVPFDSLSPAMITRIAQRELAQLQQRDGVRFRPLQLKLDDGLAERLALQSYDPRYGARPLKRAIERELLAPLADQLNGHDDQTPLHAQAEWPATGRLTVRVRPAPRDADLTIMQQSAGDLADQFSQLRRQVQRLMRCAAVLQVRNQLFRLRREEKRWRARNPQGPQIVKVQKELASLDEKKERIAAVRREIFGCEERLLMNCYTQQSLDLTQIRSQLAQGKVAYEKQLLELYGDLVDQQTHAGVVIYSEEPRWLGELAAAYYAIAVRREMIVKLWTLSALTDAQREAFLRSEDHHLADGGELVGLGASWTKEELALSKKTLLVATERTTVDADLFHKMSLPTLGVFLGIHGPMAPLLWGEEQGVHQLVAGNKRQSCLVQAAHLMVEHLIPPDRIDRRGTIVTKNPRRTYEKSRSTLHDRLLGQSFRWTSDDFSPPLESLMMQAVLSQAREKLGLAED; encoded by the coding sequence ATGCCGTTACTGCCGCTTCGCTTCGATACGGTGCTGTGTCGCTACGAGAACGACGTGCGGCTGCACTGGCCGCTGTTCTTTCGCGAAGTCTCCGCCCTCGGCATGAAAGCCGATCGCCTGGAGAAAGCGATACGGCAGGGGGCCGTGAGTGTCCTCCGCGGCGAGCAGACCCTGCAGCAGTCCCGACGTCGAGCAGGCGTCGCTCCGGAACTGGCCGTCCTGCAGGTTTCCCTGTCGCCGCCGCGGCGGGAACGCTCCTGGAGTACGCCGGTCGAACTGGAGCTGGGCTATCTGCGCTGGCCGCATGGCGCCGCCTGGCGGGCGTATGTGCCGGCGCTTGATATCGAAATCGTCGCCCGCAAGGAAGAAGAACTGGCAGCGCTCGTCGCGCAGCAGGTGCAGGCCTGCATGATGCGGCGGGGGATGGTCGGTTCGCTGCAAGAGCTCACCTGGCTCCACCGCATTCGCGAAATCAGCACCGGCTCGACCGAGGTCGAAACCCATGTGCCTTCGCCACGCCAGGTAGAACAGCAAGCCGGGAACGCCGAGCCAGCCAAGGCCCTGCTTAAGGCGGCCGAACGCCTGGACAAGAACCTGCCGCCGGAAGTGTTTGAGGTCGACGACACGGTCGACCGGATGGGCCAGCTGCTCACGGCGCATCAGCCGCAGTCGGTGCTGCTGGTGGGACCCTCCGGCGTCGGGAAGTCGGCCGTCTTTGGACAGCTCGTCCGCCGCCGACAGGATTGCGGGCTGGGCCGCTACGCGTTCTGGTCGACCACTGGATCCCGGCTGGTCTCCGGCATGACGGGTTTCGGTATGTGGCAGGATCGCTGCCGGGAGATCGGCGACGAGCTTCGCCAGCAGAAGGCCGTGCTGCACCTGGGCAATCTGCTGGAACTGATGGAGGTCGGCAAGTACGAAGGGAACGACCAGGGCGTCGCCGACTTTTTCCGTCCGCGACTGGAACGGGGCGAGCTGCTGGCCGTCGCCGAATGCACGCCGGAACAACTGGCGATGATCGAACGGAAGTCGCCCAACCTGCTGCAGGCGTTCGCCCAGATCCGCCTGGAGGAGCCGTCTTCCCCAAAGATGATCGCCATTCTGCAGCAGGCGGCGGCCCAGCATCCGCGCAGCGACCGGGTGCGCATTGCTCCCGAGGCGCTGGAGTGGATCGACCGCGTGCATCGCCGCTACGCGACGTACTCGGCCCGGCCCGGCAGGCCGCTGCGATTTTTGCGCAACCTGCTGGAAGACGCCCCCGCCCCGGCCGAACCGCCGCCAAACGAACGCACACGTGCCGAGCGGAAAAGTGACTCCGCCAGCAGGTCCGCAGCGAACCGCGCCCGGCTGCACCAGGTCGAACTCACCCAGCGCGACGCCATGCGGGCCTTCTCGATCGAGACGGGCCTGCCGCTGGCGATGATCGATCCCCAGGCGCCGCTGGACCTGGCCGCGCTCCGTACGCACTTCAGCAATCGGCTCATCGGGCAGACCGAAGCGATCGATCTGATCGTCGACCTGATCGCCGTGATGAAAGCAGGGCTGACGCGCCCCCAACGGCCGATCGCCTCGCTGCTGTTCATTGGTCCGACCGGCGTAGGAAAAACCGAGATGGCCAAAGCGCTGGCCGAGTACCTGTACCACGACGCCCAGCGGATGACGCGCATCGACATGAGCGAGTTCAGCGACCCGCTGGCCGCCGATCGGCTGCTGGGCGGCAGCTTCCAGGGCGAAGGCATTCTGACCGCCAAGGTCCGCGAACAGCCTTTTGGCGTGGTGCTGCTGGATGAGTTTGAGAAAGCCCATCCGCGGCTGCACGATGTGCTACTGCAGGTGCTGGGCGAAGGACGCCTGACCGACGCGGCCGGCCGGCTGGCCGACTTCAGCAACTCGGTCATCATCATGACGTCGAACCTGGGGGCCGAATCGCGGCGTCGACTGTCGCTGGGCTTTGCCGAAGCAGGCGAGCCGACCCAGCGGGTGCGCGAGCATTTCCTGGCGGAGGTCCGGCGGTTCGTCCGTCCTGAATTCTTCAACCGGATCGACCGCATCGTGCCGTTCGATTCCCTTTCGCCCGCCATGATCACCCGGATCGCCCAGCGGGAACTGGCGCAGCTGCAGCAGCGCGACGGCGTGCGGTTCCGTCCGCTGCAGTTAAAGCTCGACGACGGCCTGGCGGAACGCCTGGCCCTGCAGAGCTACGATCCGCGCTACGGCGCGCGGCCGCTGAAACGGGCCATTGAACGGGAGCTGCTCGCCCCGCTGGCCGATCAGCTGAACGGCCACGACGATCAGACCCCGCTCCACGCCCAGGCGGAATGGCCGGCAACCGGCAGGCTGACCGTGCGCGTGCGTCCGGCCCCGCGCGACGCCGACCTGACGATCATGCAGCAGTCGGCAGGCGATCTGGCGGACCAGTTCTCCCAGCTCCGCCGGCAGGTCCAGCGGCTGATGCGGTGCGCAGCCGTGCTGCAGGTTCGCAATCAGCTGTTCCGTTTGCGCCGGGAAGAGAAACGCTGGCGGGCCCGCAATCCGCAGGGACCACAGATCGTAAAAGTGCAGAAGGAGCTGGCCAGCCTGGACGAAAAAAAGGAACGCATCGCGGCCGTGCGGCGGGAGATTTTCGGGTGCGAAGAACGGCTGTTAATGAACTGTTATACCCAGCAGTCGCTGGACCTGACGCAGATCCGTTCCCAACTGGCTCAGGGGAAAGTCGCCTATGAGAAGCAGCTGCTGGAACTGTATGGCGACCTGGTCGATCAACAAACGCACGCCGGCGTCGTGATCTACAGTGAAGAACCGCGCTGGCTGGGCGAGCTGGCGGCGGCCTACTACGCCATTGCCGTGCGGCGGGAAATGATCGTCAAATTGTGGACGTTATCCGCCCTGACCGACGCCCAGCGGGAAGCCTTCCTCCGCAGCGAGGATCACCACCTGGCGGACGGTGGTGAGCTGGTCGGCCTGGGAGCCAGTTGGACGAAAGAAGAACTGGCCCTGTCGAAAAAGACGCTGCTGGTCGCTACCGAGCGAACGACCGTGGACGCCGATCTGTTTCACAAGATGTCGCTACCGACGTTGGGCGTCTTTCTGGGAATCCATGGCCCCATGGCCCCGCTGTTGTGGGGCGAAGAGCAAGGCGTGCATCAGTTGGTCGCCGGCAACAAACGCCAGTCCTGCCTGGTCCAGGCGGCGCACCTCATGGTGGAACACCTGATTCCACCGGACCGGATCGATCGGCGAGGGACGATCGTCACGAAGAATCCTCGCCGCACCTATGAGAAGTCTCGCTCAACTCTGCACGACCGCCTCCTGGGGCAATCCTTCCGCTGGACGTCCGACGACTTCTCCCCCCCGCTCGAATCCCTCATGATGCAAGCCGTCCTCTCCCAGGCCCGCGAAAAGCTCGGCCTGGCGGAAGATTAG
- a CDS encoding serine/threonine-protein kinase: protein MKTGIDAASPQDCPTEQVLARLKNGESEGIALETLALHLDACPHCLARIEGIPDRPLVAAIRQGWKVIESVKPLGFDIFAAQLLNREQAAPLPVAGEPPAQIGPYQLQSLLGVGGMGRVYQAVHLLLGTSVALKILNGKNDTDNSRQRFLQEMKAIGKVHSDYVVRANHAGSEGDLYFIAMDLIRGFDLQQLTQTVQRVAAPEACEIIRQTALGLADIHAQELIHRDIKPSNVLLSREGQVKILDLGLARWALAAEDDLRLTASRMIIGTADYLSPEQATGLPLTPQVDLYSLGCTFYQLLCGRPPFATEEFDSPPRKLKAHRLSRPAGLDELVPGLPPEVVALIDQLLAKEPASRPTSAAEVAQRLEPFARGSDLPQLVAQARQHQATDGSLARPARAGRLSSPRSQRIAWAAGIAVTVAAITAAGMLAASLLDPERKPTVPQNQISPLVSRTDIAMALPIGLPASSPPAVAAREELVSLTMPERPPLFEDLSPADVIPGYRYELLNREPKELYWPGDALSSKSYNPVRKVLAAETSDMALLALGEVQQPNYTLRFDLYQPTWTGGIGVFWGFQETVFRDQPCYRYQQLDLRSPREENGQRTLHFWRSVVWVVRSNQGGTRFMPLPICGQSVVVHEGEAEELELTFSRMGLNSARWGGQELLDLCRGEFNAKCSPEHYLGEFGAYLYGTGGTFPYASITVEFPSGVDPARLAAESTDEPPSP from the coding sequence ATGAAAACAGGAATCGACGCCGCATCCCCGCAGGACTGCCCGACGGAGCAGGTGCTGGCGCGATTGAAGAACGGCGAGTCCGAGGGGATCGCCCTGGAAACGCTGGCCCTGCACCTGGACGCCTGCCCGCACTGTCTGGCCCGGATCGAAGGGATTCCCGACCGGCCGCTGGTCGCCGCCATCCGCCAGGGCTGGAAGGTGATCGAGTCGGTCAAACCCCTGGGATTTGATATCTTTGCCGCACAGCTTTTGAATCGCGAGCAGGCCGCCCCTTTGCCGGTTGCCGGCGAACCGCCGGCGCAGATCGGCCCGTATCAACTGCAGTCGCTGCTGGGCGTCGGCGGCATGGGCCGCGTGTACCAGGCCGTCCATCTGCTGCTGGGAACGTCGGTCGCCTTGAAAATCCTGAACGGGAAAAACGATACCGACAACAGCCGCCAGCGCTTCTTGCAGGAGATGAAAGCGATCGGCAAGGTCCACAGCGACTACGTGGTCCGCGCCAACCATGCCGGCAGCGAAGGCGATCTGTACTTTATCGCCATGGATCTGATCCGCGGTTTCGATCTGCAGCAGCTCACGCAAACGGTCCAGCGGGTCGCCGCCCCCGAGGCGTGCGAGATCATCCGCCAGACGGCGCTCGGCCTGGCGGACATTCACGCGCAGGAGCTGATCCATCGCGATATCAAGCCGTCGAATGTGCTTCTCTCCCGCGAAGGGCAGGTAAAGATTCTCGACCTGGGCCTGGCCCGCTGGGCGCTCGCCGCCGAAGACGACCTGCGTCTCACCGCCAGCCGCATGATCATCGGCACCGCCGACTACCTGTCGCCCGAACAGGCAACCGGCCTGCCGCTCACTCCACAAGTCGATCTCTACAGCCTGGGCTGCACCTTTTACCAGCTGCTCTGCGGCCGGCCGCCGTTCGCCACCGAAGAATTCGATTCGCCGCCGCGGAAGCTCAAAGCGCATCGCCTGTCGCGACCCGCCGGGCTGGACGAACTGGTCCCGGGTCTGCCGCCGGAAGTCGTCGCGCTGATCGACCAGCTGCTGGCGAAGGAACCGGCTTCCCGGCCGACGTCGGCAGCCGAAGTCGCGCAGCGCCTGGAGCCGTTCGCCCGCGGTAGCGACCTGCCGCAACTGGTCGCGCAGGCCCGCCAGCACCAGGCGACCGACGGATCGCTTGCCAGGCCAGCCCGCGCGGGACGGCTGTCGTCCCCTCGCAGCCAGCGCATCGCCTGGGCGGCCGGGATCGCCGTGACGGTCGCCGCCATAACGGCCGCCGGGATGCTGGCCGCTTCGCTCCTGGATCCGGAGCGGAAGCCGACCGTCCCGCAGAACCAGATATCGCCGCTGGTCTCACGGACGGATATCGCCATGGCGTTGCCCATCGGCCTGCCTGCTTCCTCTCCTCCTGCTGTTGCGGCGAGAGAAGAACTGGTCAGCCTGACGATGCCGGAGCGGCCGCCCTTGTTTGAGGACCTGTCCCCGGCGGATGTGATTCCCGGCTATCGCTATGAGCTGCTCAACCGGGAGCCGAAAGAGCTTTACTGGCCCGGCGACGCGCTCTCTTCCAAATCCTATAACCCCGTGCGGAAAGTCCTGGCGGCGGAAACTTCGGACATGGCCCTGCTGGCTTTGGGCGAGGTGCAGCAGCCGAACTATACGCTGCGGTTCGACCTGTACCAGCCGACCTGGACCGGCGGCATCGGCGTTTTCTGGGGCTTCCAGGAGACCGTCTTCCGCGACCAACCGTGCTACCGTTATCAGCAGCTTGACCTCCGCTCGCCCCGCGAGGAGAACGGCCAGCGGACGCTGCATTTCTGGCGGTCGGTGGTCTGGGTGGTCCGCTCCAACCAGGGCGGCACGCGGTTCATGCCGCTGCCGATCTGCGGCCAGTCGGTCGTGGTGCATGAAGGCGAAGCCGAAGAACTGGAGCTGACGTTTAGCCGTATGGGACTTAACTCGGCCCGCTGGGGCGGCCAGGAACTGCTCGACCTGTGCCGCGGCGAGTTCAACGCCAAGTGCTCGCCTGAGCACTACCTGGGCGAGTTTGGCGCCTATCTCTACGGAACCGGCGGCACGTTCCCTTACGCCAGCATCACGGTCGAGTTCCCCTCCGGCGTCGACCCCGCCCGCCTGGCCGCCGAGTCAACCGACGAACCGCCGTCTCCGTGA
- a CDS encoding serine/threonine-protein kinase — protein sequence MCENASTAGFGACPSEQELLDFHSGVISESALEDIEAHLHLCGLCLERLEELPERPEMQALRHGWSTLEQLKPLGLAAFSRQLSRKLAVIRPTAEMASPPRRIGAWLLQEQIGSGGMGRVYRALHEILETTVALKILEAQPHDDLARMRFLMEMTAIGQVNSPHVVRAVDAGAEAQGYYLAMELVDGCDLGKLIFSEKRLPFADACGIIRQTALGLQAIHESGLIHRDLKPANLMLSAAGQVKILDLGLASWQVSADYAPQQNASRTMLGTLDYMSPEQSEARPIDARCDLYSLGCTFYHLLTGRAPFATPAYASAIRKIQAHCFEQPIAVRHFCPDIPDEAADLVAQLMAKSPAARPASAAEVADRLAPLASPRNLSLLVERAQQKWLEPVADDTPLSISLDPTQILERPADLTTEQIAPDRRLHAGWLLATGLLLLLGLFATALAAIYWQAAAPHSPAARSPVQPSGVAASTLPADASQTAVVHPTIQDFFEDLAPDALVPSRRYPLLNRKPHKLFWPGDELSSYTFDPVRKSLAVQSSAVSLFSLGQVTQPNFSLRFDLYQSSGSGGIGVFWGFQPDVLNGQPCHRFQLLELQVASTDAIGRHQYRFRRSQVYACSKQPAGDQPGGSDPFWARSGDTQFHSISLASQAMELHWRANQLELTCGPDGRESVHWRGIELTELRPSREPPADVAIPHAAADSQASQGHFGLYLSRASGQLPQASITLGPQVAP from the coding sequence ATGTGCGAAAATGCCAGCACGGCGGGTTTTGGCGCCTGCCCCAGTGAGCAAGAACTCCTGGACTTCCACAGCGGCGTGATCAGCGAATCGGCGCTGGAGGATATTGAAGCCCATCTCCATCTATGCGGCCTCTGCCTGGAACGACTGGAAGAGCTTCCAGAGCGGCCTGAGATGCAGGCCCTTCGCCACGGCTGGTCAACGCTGGAGCAACTGAAACCGCTGGGGCTGGCGGCGTTTTCCCGGCAGCTGTCCCGGAAACTCGCCGTGATCCGTCCCACCGCCGAAATGGCGAGCCCGCCGCGACGGATTGGCGCCTGGCTCCTGCAGGAACAAATCGGCTCCGGCGGCATGGGACGCGTGTATCGCGCCCTCCACGAAATCCTGGAGACGACCGTCGCCCTGAAGATCCTCGAAGCCCAGCCCCACGACGACCTGGCCCGCATGCGGTTCCTGATGGAGATGACCGCCATCGGACAGGTCAACAGTCCCCATGTGGTGCGGGCCGTTGATGCAGGCGCCGAAGCCCAGGGATACTATCTGGCGATGGAACTGGTCGACGGCTGCGATCTGGGAAAGCTGATCTTTTCCGAGAAACGTTTGCCCTTCGCCGACGCCTGCGGGATCATCCGCCAGACGGCCCTGGGACTACAGGCGATCCATGAAAGCGGCCTGATCCATCGCGATCTCAAACCGGCCAACCTGATGCTCTCCGCCGCCGGCCAGGTCAAAATCCTCGACCTGGGACTGGCCAGCTGGCAGGTCTCCGCGGATTACGCTCCCCAGCAAAACGCCAGCCGCACCATGCTGGGCACGCTCGATTATATGTCGCCGGAGCAGTCGGAAGCCCGCCCGATCGACGCCCGCTGCGACCTCTACAGCCTGGGGTGCACGTTCTATCATTTGCTGACCGGCAGGGCTCCGTTCGCCACGCCCGCTTATGCCTCGGCCATTCGCAAGATCCAGGCGCACTGCTTCGAGCAGCCGATCGCTGTCCGCCATTTCTGTCCCGACATCCCCGACGAAGCGGCCGATCTGGTGGCCCAGTTAATGGCCAAGTCTCCCGCTGCGCGGCCCGCGTCCGCCGCGGAAGTTGCCGATCGACTGGCGCCTTTGGCCTCGCCGCGGAACTTGTCGCTGCTGGTGGAACGAGCGCAGCAAAAGTGGCTTGAGCCTGTCGCCGACGATACGCCGTTGTCGATTTCGCTCGACCCCACCCAGATCCTGGAACGCCCTGCCGATCTGACGACGGAGCAAATCGCGCCCGACCGTCGCCTGCACGCGGGCTGGCTGCTGGCGACCGGCTTGCTGTTGCTTCTCGGTCTATTCGCCACGGCGCTGGCGGCGATCTACTGGCAGGCCGCCGCACCCCATTCCCCGGCGGCCCGTTCGCCCGTCCAGCCATCAGGCGTCGCGGCGTCGACCTTGCCAGCTGATGCGTCCCAAACGGCGGTAGTCCATCCCACGATCCAGGATTTCTTTGAGGATCTGGCTCCTGACGCTCTTGTTCCCAGCCGGCGTTATCCGCTGCTCAACCGGAAACCGCATAAACTGTTCTGGCCCGGCGACGAACTGTCGTCCTACACCTTCGATCCGGTGCGCAAGAGCCTGGCTGTCCAGTCCTCGGCGGTAAGCCTGTTTTCCCTGGGCCAGGTCACACAGCCGAACTTCTCCTTGCGGTTCGATCTTTATCAATCCAGCGGCTCAGGCGGGATTGGCGTGTTTTGGGGCTTTCAACCCGACGTTTTGAACGGCCAGCCCTGCCATCGTTTCCAGCTGCTGGAGCTGCAGGTGGCCAGCACCGACGCCATCGGCCGCCACCAGTACCGCTTCCGCCGTTCCCAGGTGTACGCCTGCAGTAAACAGCCCGCAGGCGATCAGCCCGGCGGCAGCGATCCGTTCTGGGCCCGGTCGGGCGACACCCAGTTCCATTCGATTTCTCTTGCCTCTCAGGCCATGGAACTACACTGGCGGGCGAACCAGCTGGAGCTGACTTGCGGCCCCGACGGACGGGAGTCCGTCCATTGGCGAGGGATCGAACTAACCGAACTGCGCCCGTCCCGCGAACCGCCAGCGGATGTCGCGATCCCGCACGCCGCCGCGGACAGCCAGGCATCGCAGGGACATTTTGGTCTCTACTTGTCCAGGGCGTCTGGACAACTGCCACAAGCCAGCATCACGCTCGGCCCGCAGGTGGCTCCTTGA
- a CDS encoding RNA polymerase sigma factor, with translation MTLLQRIRDNESGAWSRLERIYTPLIYLWCVGSLSPEEIADIGQDVLISVSKKIGDFKRDPERPGSFRAWLRTITKRKVIDYVRKKKRQLAAGQGGSDAHQMMNEQPAPEFPENEETGVLYAQAIEIMRSDFPDWYIPAFVRIAIDGESPAHVAQDLGQKASAVYVAKSRVLQRLRSEFQEVIE, from the coding sequence TTGACTTTGTTGCAAAGGATCCGGGACAACGAAAGCGGGGCCTGGTCCCGCCTGGAGCGGATTTACACTCCGTTGATCTATCTGTGGTGCGTTGGTTCACTATCACCGGAAGAGATTGCCGACATCGGGCAGGACGTGCTGATCTCCGTTTCCAAAAAGATCGGAGATTTCAAACGCGACCCCGAAAGACCCGGCAGTTTTCGGGCCTGGCTGCGCACGATTACCAAACGAAAGGTGATTGACTACGTGCGTAAAAAGAAGCGTCAACTGGCCGCCGGCCAGGGCGGCAGCGATGCGCACCAGATGATGAATGAACAACCGGCTCCTGAATTTCCCGAAAATGAAGAAACGGGCGTGCTGTACGCCCAGGCAATTGAGATCATGCGTTCCGATTTCCCCGACTGGTATATCCCCGCGTTTGTTCGGATTGCGATCGACGGCGAATCCCCCGCCCACGTGGCCCAGGATCTGGGACAGAAGGCCAGCGCGGTCTATGTCGCCAAGTCTCGCGTGCTGCAGCGACTCAGGTCGGAGTTTCAGGAAGTTATCGAATAA